From one Candidatus Limnocylindrales bacterium genomic stretch:
- a CDS encoding XRE family transcriptional regulator: protein MTISIQDDFTEVPQASPAGPDERLSETVATMVARLRRNSRMEIETLSDRSGIPVEVLRDIEAGRAVPALRTLWSLAHVFEVPFRRLILGADYHERDFRVLRADGGRTLVSTDARFRSRALSTGADPREPEVYEITLVPGCIEEAPGHPEGTYEHIVVVRGRLRVRTIDADDTLRAGDTLFFRADVTHWYENAGPCETIAVLTMTNAGDWVVG from the coding sequence ATGACAATCTCCATTCAGGACGACTTCACCGAAGTTCCGCAGGCTTCGCCGGCGGGTCCCGACGAGAGGTTGTCCGAAACCGTAGCGACGATGGTCGCGCGCCTGCGCAGGAACTCGCGCATGGAGATCGAGACTTTGTCCGATCGATCCGGCATTCCCGTCGAAGTGCTGCGAGACATCGAGGCTGGTCGTGCGGTGCCGGCGCTGCGCACGCTCTGGTCGCTTGCGCACGTTTTCGAAGTGCCTTTCCGGCGATTGATCCTGGGAGCCGACTATCACGAAAGGGACTTCCGCGTTCTGCGTGCCGACGGAGGCCGTACGCTGGTGTCGACCGATGCGCGCTTTCGTTCCCGCGCGCTTTCGACAGGAGCCGATCCGCGCGAACCCGAAGTCTATGAGATCACGCTCGTCCCGGGCTGCATCGAGGAGGCGCCGGGCCATCCCGAGGGAACATACGAGCACATCGTCGTCGTGCGCGGCAGGCTGCGCGTTCGCACGATCGATGCCGACGACACGCTGCGCGCCGGCGACACCCTGTTTTTCCGCGCGGACGTCACGCACTGGTACGAGAACGCCGGTCCCTGCGAGACCATTGCCGTTCTTACGATGACGAATGCCGGCGACTGGGTCGTCGGCTAG
- a CDS encoding PrsW family intramembrane metalloprotease: protein MPAVVWTVDLLASTPPLILFAASAPALLLATLVLIAQRGYRRTPRALALALLWGGIGAACLASIGNESARPWMATLAGDGARTATALLIAPTLEESAKALGLLLLLAVFPGSLRNARDGVVYGALIGVGFVWTENFLYLGVSMLQGGEQGLERALYLRGILDGIAHMVFTASSGAALGWWFAGAPGSTAARIAPAAGLLLAIAQHALWNGLAAPSMVSVLCGASASGGACTDQPSGIAVFGASTLIAAIFLVPGIALARVAWRSGSPDATGLT from the coding sequence ATGCCCGCGGTCGTATGGACCGTGGATCTGCTGGCCAGCACTCCGCCGCTCATACTTTTCGCTGCTTCCGCACCGGCACTGTTGCTGGCAACGCTCGTGCTGATTGCTCAGCGTGGTTATCGTCGGACGCCCCGCGCGCTGGCACTCGCCCTGCTCTGGGGCGGAATCGGCGCTGCGTGCCTGGCGTCGATCGGGAACGAGTCGGCACGTCCGTGGATGGCGACGCTTGCTGGTGACGGCGCCCGAACTGCAACGGCATTGCTCATTGCACCAACTCTCGAGGAAAGCGCCAAGGCGCTCGGGCTGCTGCTGCTTCTCGCAGTATTTCCGGGCTCGCTGCGCAACGCGCGGGACGGAGTCGTCTATGGTGCGCTGATCGGCGTGGGCTTCGTGTGGACTGAGAACTTTCTGTATCTCGGCGTGTCGATGCTGCAGGGCGGTGAGCAAGGTCTGGAGCGTGCGCTCTACCTCCGGGGAATCCTCGATGGCATCGCGCACATGGTCTTTACGGCCTCGAGCGGCGCCGCGCTCGGTTGGTGGTTCGCTGGCGCGCCCGGTTCGACTGCGGCGCGGATCGCGCCGGCCGCGGGTCTCCTGCTGGCCATCGCCCAGCACGCGCTGTGGAACGGACTTGCTGCGCCGTCGATGGTGAGTGTGCTCTGCGGTGCGTCCGCAAGCGGCGGGGCGTGCACCGACCAGCCGTCGGGAATCGCGGTATTCGGCGCTTCGACACTGATTGCCGCCATCTTTCTCGTTCCAGGAATCGCGCTTGCGCGAGTCGCCTGGCGATCGGGCTCCCCGGACGCAACAGGTCTCACCTGA
- a CDS encoding sigma-70 family RNA polymerase sigma factor has translation MARDYGDRRVDSADGDLVAQAQAGDRDAVQTLLERYERRLLSVIIGMVRNPEDAKEILQETFVRAFRNLDGFKGESSFYTWIYRIAMNLAIDHQRRGGKRPLVEFDDSIGMKEDAVGEGSATLGIDPFKSVRSRELGKKIFEAIESLTPDHRAVILLREIDGLSYEEISEVLECSLGTVMSRLHYARKKLQSRLQEML, from the coding sequence ATGGCCCGTGACTATGGAGACAGACGGGTGGACTCTGCCGATGGCGACCTGGTCGCCCAGGCCCAGGCCGGGGACCGGGACGCCGTCCAGACCCTTCTCGAACGCTACGAACGGCGCCTTCTCTCCGTCATCATCGGCATGGTTCGAAACCCCGAGGATGCCAAGGAGATTCTCCAGGAAACTTTCGTGCGGGCCTTCCGCAACCTCGACGGCTTCAAAGGCGAGTCGTCGTTTTACACATGGATCTACCGAATCGCGATGAACCTGGCCATTGACCACCAGCGCCGGGGCGGCAAACGTCCGCTCGTCGAGTTCGATGACAGCATCGGCATGAAAGAAGATGCGGTCGGCGAAGGCTCCGCGACACTCGGAATCGATCCCTTCAAAAGCGTGCGCAGTCGCGAGCTTGGCAAGAAGATCTTCGAGGCGATCGAAAGTTTGACGCCCGATCATCGCGCCGTCATACTCCTGCGCGAAATCGACGGCCTGTCCTATGAAGAGATCAGCGAAGTGCTCGAATGTTCGCTTGGGACAGTCATGAGTCGCCTCCACTACGCACGCAAGAAGCTTCAATCCCGCCTTCAGGAGATGCTCTAA
- the polA gene encoding DNA polymerase I, which translates to MASKGTVYLLDTSFFIFRAYHALPPLTTSKGLPTGAVHGVSTMLEKLIRERRPTLMGACFDIAKKTFRRELYPDYKANRVAPDEALAVQIPYVRRLINALEIPVLDCDGYEADDILATIAKSYEADDYDVILVTGDKDLMQCVTARTLLMDPVRDLVINRELVREKFGVEPEAVPDVLGLMGDSSDNIPGVKGIGPKTASALIAHFGSIEEMLARSAEIEKLPLRGAASIRKKIEEGADMARLCRKLAEVCIDVPIKVTPEGLRLGKLATDALGELAEELEMQRLMARMRTLAGEEPEATPPRRIESAAGLAAAASQQVGAQQELAIGPGVRVVAATVAVVVEEGDVDFLERVAIMGRDRVAIMGRDRVLVASCDSGTPGAPDLAVAISDGNDRTASRDAAQIRAAFADLAAREVSLVGFDLKALVREFCAVPGAHGLDLGVASYLCDPEAGVHSREDICERFLNCQATDAMLGDEAFELIRRAAEILEAQLEARELSRLYRDLEHPLISVLGALEAHGVLIDSAALKEMSDLLERRMSALVARIYEMAGGPFNILSPVQLRDLLFTKLALPSKGVKKTKTGLSTDSEALEALADLHPLPALVLEYRGMAKLKSTYVDSLPRLCDAGGRIHTRLNQTVAATGRLSSSDPNLQNIPIRTEEGAKIRSAFVAAPGAALVSADYNQIELRVLAHLSADENLIEAFRSGQDIHTATSADMFEVPLDEVSPSMRRAAKVVNYGIIYGMGPQRLSRELGISRVKAEEYIKRYFEKFPKVQRFYTQMLQHARDHGFVATLMGRRRYLPDITSDHGGRRQLAERVATNTPIQGSAADIIKKAMVDLDTAIAEAGLASRLVLQIHDELLLEVPAGEIEEASSLVVRVMEGAAALRVPIVVDVGSGSSWATAH; encoded by the coding sequence GTGGCGAGCAAGGGCACCGTCTATCTCCTCGACACGAGCTTCTTCATCTTTCGCGCGTACCACGCGCTGCCGCCGCTGACGACGTCAAAGGGGCTCCCGACCGGCGCCGTACACGGCGTCTCGACGATGCTCGAAAAGCTCATCCGCGAGCGCCGGCCGACCCTGATGGGAGCCTGCTTCGACATCGCGAAGAAAACTTTTCGCCGCGAGCTGTACCCCGACTACAAGGCCAACCGCGTTGCACCGGACGAGGCGCTCGCCGTGCAGATTCCGTACGTCCGCCGCCTGATCAACGCGCTCGAAATTCCGGTGCTCGACTGCGACGGCTACGAGGCCGACGACATCCTCGCGACGATCGCGAAGAGCTACGAAGCCGACGACTACGACGTGATCCTGGTGACCGGCGACAAGGACCTCATGCAGTGCGTGACAGCCCGCACGCTGCTGATGGATCCGGTGCGCGACCTCGTCATCAATCGCGAGCTCGTTCGCGAGAAGTTCGGCGTCGAACCCGAAGCGGTGCCCGACGTGCTCGGCCTGATGGGCGACAGCTCGGACAACATTCCCGGCGTCAAAGGCATCGGACCGAAGACCGCGTCCGCACTGATCGCGCACTTCGGAAGCATCGAGGAAATGCTCGCGCGAAGCGCCGAGATCGAAAAGCTGCCGCTGCGCGGCGCGGCGTCGATCCGAAAGAAAATCGAGGAGGGCGCCGACATGGCCCGCCTCTGCCGGAAGCTGGCCGAGGTCTGCATCGACGTTCCGATCAAGGTGACGCCGGAGGGGCTCAGGCTCGGAAAGCTCGCGACCGATGCGCTCGGCGAGCTTGCCGAGGAGCTCGAGATGCAACGGTTGATGGCACGCATGCGCACGCTGGCCGGGGAGGAGCCGGAGGCGACGCCACCGCGTCGAATCGAGTCCGCAGCGGGCCTTGCAGCTGCGGCGTCGCAGCAGGTCGGAGCACAGCAGGAGCTCGCGATCGGACCGGGCGTGCGCGTGGTCGCAGCGACCGTGGCCGTAGTCGTCGAGGAAGGTGACGTCGATTTCCTCGAACGCGTTGCAATCATGGGACGCGATCGCGTGGCGATCATGGGACGCGATCGCGTGCTTGTCGCATCGTGCGATTCCGGCACACCCGGAGCTCCCGATCTCGCGGTAGCGATCTCAGACGGCAACGATCGCACGGCGTCGCGCGATGCCGCGCAGATCCGTGCAGCTTTTGCCGATCTCGCCGCGCGTGAAGTTTCGCTGGTGGGATTCGATCTGAAAGCGCTCGTCCGCGAGTTCTGCGCGGTTCCCGGAGCGCACGGGCTCGACCTCGGCGTCGCGTCGTATCTTTGCGATCCCGAGGCCGGGGTGCATTCGCGCGAAGACATCTGCGAGCGTTTCCTCAACTGTCAGGCAACCGATGCGATGCTCGGCGACGAAGCGTTCGAGCTTATCCGGCGCGCCGCCGAAATCCTCGAGGCACAGCTCGAAGCGCGCGAGCTTTCGCGCCTCTACCGCGACCTCGAGCATCCGCTGATTTCGGTCCTCGGCGCCCTCGAGGCGCACGGAGTCCTGATCGACAGCGCCGCCCTGAAGGAGATGTCCGACCTTCTCGAGCGCCGCATGTCCGCGCTCGTCGCGCGGATTTACGAAATGGCCGGCGGCCCATTCAACATCCTTTCGCCTGTCCAGCTTCGCGACCTTCTGTTCACGAAGCTCGCGCTGCCGTCCAAGGGCGTCAAGAAAACCAAGACCGGCCTTTCGACCGACAGCGAAGCGCTCGAAGCGCTCGCCGACCTGCACCCGCTGCCGGCGCTGGTTCTCGAGTACCGGGGCATGGCCAAGCTCAAGTCGACCTACGTCGACTCGCTTCCGAGGCTCTGCGACGCCGGTGGCCGCATCCATACCCGGCTCAACCAGACCGTCGCGGCCACCGGCCGGCTGTCGTCGAGCGACCCCAATCTCCAGAACATTCCGATCCGCACCGAAGAAGGGGCGAAGATCCGGTCGGCGTTCGTGGCGGCGCCCGGGGCGGCACTGGTTTCGGCCGATTACAATCAGATCGAGCTGAGGGTGCTCGCGCACCTGTCCGCCGACGAGAACCTCATCGAAGCGTTCCGCTCCGGCCAGGACATCCACACGGCGACCTCCGCCGATATGTTCGAGGTGCCGCTGGACGAAGTTTCCCCGTCGATGCGGCGGGCGGCGAAGGTCGTGAACTACGGCATCATCTACGGGATGGGCCCGCAGCGCTTGTCGCGCGAGCTCGGGATCAGCCGGGTGAAAGCCGAGGAATATATAAAGCGATACTTCGAAAAATTCCCCAAAGTGCAGCGTTTCTATACCCAGATGCTCCAGCATGCCCGGGACCACGGTTTTGTCGCCACGTTGATGGGCCGAAGGCGCTACCTGCCGGACATCACGAGTGATCACGGGGGCCGCCGGCAGCTCGCCGAGCGTGTGGCAACCAACACGCCGATTCAGGGCAGTGCGGCCGATATCATCAAAAAGGCCATGGTGGATCTGGACACTGCCATCGCAGAGGCCGGTCTGGCGTCGAGGCTGGTTTTACAGATTCATGACGAGTTGTTACTCGAAGTCCCTGCGGGCGAGATCGAAGAAGCTTCCAGCCTGGTTGTACGCGTCATGGAGGGGGCCGCGGCGCTCCGCGTCCCGATCGTCGTGGATGTTGGCTCGGGCAGTAGCTGGGCCACGGCCCACTGA
- a CDS encoding HD domain-containing protein: protein MDENAARASFTTMEQSTAEDWAIIGSGFVEFAQGLPNRVLSHLRLLDGDYGGFAIDRLAHSLQTATRAHRAGEDEEYVVCALLHDIGDTLGSFNHADIAAAVLKPFVSDANHWMVAKHGIFQGYYFFHHLGMDRNQREQFRGHEWFERTALFCERYDGPAFDPKGETLPLEFFEPMVKRVFAAPRQTLYIAAA, encoded by the coding sequence ATGGACGAGAACGCCGCGCGCGCCAGCTTCACGACGATGGAACAGAGCACCGCCGAGGATTGGGCTATCATCGGCTCCGGCTTCGTCGAGTTCGCCCAGGGCCTGCCGAACCGCGTGCTCAGCCATCTTCGGCTGCTCGACGGAGATTACGGCGGGTTCGCGATCGACCGTCTGGCGCATTCACTGCAGACGGCCACGCGCGCGCACCGTGCCGGCGAGGACGAAGAGTACGTGGTCTGCGCGCTGCTGCATGACATCGGCGACACACTCGGCTCCTTCAACCATGCCGACATTGCAGCCGCCGTGCTCAAGCCGTTCGTCAGCGACGCCAACCACTGGATGGTCGCGAAGCACGGCATTTTCCAGGGCTACTACTTCTTCCATCACCTCGGGATGGACCGTAACCAGCGCGAGCAGTTTCGCGGCCACGAATGGTTCGAACGCACCGCGCTGTTCTGCGAGCGCTACGATGGCCCGGCGTTCGATCCGAAAGGCGAGACGCTGCCGCTCGAGTTCTTCGAGCCGATGGTAAAACGAGTCTTCGCCGCTCCGCGCCAGACTCTCTACATTGCGGCCGCCTGA
- a CDS encoding HigA family addiction module antitoxin, with product MKNPPHPGRVVRQECLEPLNLTVTEAARRLGVTRQALNNLVNEKAGISPEMAIRLAKAFGGGAEVWLSMQMQYDLAHASKNAHHINVQRIRMPAAMAGKSAGPHR from the coding sequence ATGAAAAATCCCCCCCACCCTGGAAGAGTCGTCCGGCAGGAATGCCTGGAGCCGCTGAATCTCACGGTTACCGAGGCGGCCCGCAGGCTCGGAGTGACGCGGCAGGCCCTGAACAATCTTGTGAATGAGAAAGCAGGGATTTCGCCTGAGATGGCGATTCGGCTGGCCAAGGCTTTTGGTGGGGGAGCGGAAGTCTGGCTCTCCATGCAGATGCAGTACGACCTGGCCCACGCGTCAAAAAATGCTCATCACATCAATGTGCAGAGAATCAGGATGCCTGCAGCAATGGCGGGGAAATCGGCCGGGCCGCACCGCTGA
- a CDS encoding ATP-binding cassette domain-containing protein, with product MIEVKHLTKTYGSITAVDDVSFQVATGQAAGFLGPNGAGKTTTMRILTGFMPATSGTVTVEGFDVFKDSFEVRKRIGYLPETPPLYLEMTVRSYLRHVGKLKAIAGSQIKAAADRVIEECGLESVAGRLCGHLSKGYRQRVGLAQALIHQPAVLILDEPTVGLDPAQIIEIRALIRGLTAERTVILSTHILPEVQQICQKVVLINGGRIALEMDMADLGRERSLEEVYLRHVTGDAQYGATAAAAAEGGAHA from the coding sequence ATGATTGAAGTCAAACATCTGACCAAGACCTACGGGTCGATCACCGCCGTCGACGACGTCTCGTTCCAGGTCGCCACCGGGCAGGCCGCCGGCTTCCTCGGACCGAACGGCGCCGGCAAGACGACCACGATGCGCATCCTGACCGGCTTCATGCCGGCGACGTCTGGAACCGTAACCGTCGAAGGATTCGACGTGTTCAAGGATTCCTTCGAGGTCCGCAAGAGGATCGGCTACCTGCCCGAAACTCCCCCGCTCTACCTCGAGATGACCGTGCGCAGCTACCTGCGGCATGTCGGCAAGCTCAAGGCCATCGCCGGCTCGCAGATCAAGGCTGCGGCCGATCGCGTGATCGAGGAGTGCGGCCTCGAGAGCGTGGCCGGACGGCTCTGCGGCCACCTGTCGAAAGGCTACCGCCAAAGGGTTGGCCTTGCGCAGGCGCTGATCCACCAGCCCGCCGTGCTGATCCTCGACGAGCCGACGGTCGGCCTCGATCCGGCCCAGATCATCGAGATCCGCGCGCTGATCCGCGGTCTCACTGCCGAGCGGACGGTGATCCTGTCGACCCACATCCTGCCCGAGGTCCAGCAGATCTGTCAGAAGGTCGTGCTGATCAACGGCGGACGCATCGCGCTCGAAATGGACATGGCCGACCTCGGGCGCGAGCGAAGCCTGGAAGAAGTCTACCTGCGGCACGTCACCGGCGACGCACAGTACGGCGCCACCGCTGCGGCCGCTGCGGAAGGAGGCGCCCATGCGTAA
- a CDS encoding ABC transporter permease → MRNVLAIAWRDIRAVFVSPIAYVVLTGFTLLSGWFFFNMLGQFIRLANQYAMLQGMDTTWLNLNDAVIAPLFHNLLFVLLIVIPMITMRSFSEEKNQSTFELLFTSPVRISEMVIGKFLAGAALVTLMVFLSFLFPALLFVYGNPEPGMMLAGALALYLTALSFVAVGNFTSALTSNQIIATISALVILLLLFVINWPAEGAGEKVAGVLGYLSVSNHFNKMAKGVIETTDLIYFASVTAVFLFLTHRAVESSRWK, encoded by the coding sequence ATGCGTAACGTCCTTGCGATCGCGTGGCGCGACATCCGCGCCGTGTTCGTCTCCCCGATCGCCTACGTGGTGCTGACCGGATTCACGCTGCTTTCGGGGTGGTTCTTCTTCAACATGCTCGGACAGTTCATCCGCCTGGCCAACCAGTACGCAATGCTCCAGGGCATGGACACGACCTGGCTCAACCTGAACGACGCCGTCATCGCCCCGCTCTTCCACAATCTGCTTTTCGTCCTGCTGATCGTGATTCCGATGATCACGATGCGAAGCTTCTCCGAGGAGAAGAACCAGTCGACGTTCGAGCTGCTGTTCACGTCTCCGGTGCGCATCAGCGAGATGGTGATCGGCAAGTTCCTGGCCGGGGCGGCGCTCGTCACGCTGATGGTGTTCCTGTCGTTCCTGTTCCCCGCACTGCTGTTCGTCTACGGCAATCCGGAACCGGGCATGATGCTGGCCGGGGCGCTCGCGCTGTACCTGACGGCGCTGTCGTTCGTGGCCGTCGGCAACTTCACGTCGGCGCTGACGTCGAACCAGATCATCGCCACCATCAGCGCGCTGGTGATCCTGCTGCTGCTGTTCGTGATCAACTGGCCGGCCGAAGGTGCCGGCGAGAAAGTTGCCGGAGTGCTCGGGTACCTGTCGGTCTCGAATCACTTCAACAAGATGGCCAAGGGCGTCATCGAAACGACCGACCTCATCTACTTTGCGAGCGTCACCGCCGTCTTCCTGTTCCTGACCCACCGCGCGGTGGAATCGAGTCGTTGGAAATAA
- a CDS encoding GldG family protein, translating into MGKRAPILGIAGLIFLLFGLAEHVMTMNPMIGFWDFGWFSLVHIAAGLVCIVWFFASGSGSLVEFLQRRSTRYGTNAIVYSAVFVAVVVMLNYLGARYNHRFDMSLSGVNSLTDASKQVIDKLDGDVEILAFVGPQEKNFVEEVSGIYSYYSNKLKWKIIDPQVNPEIAQRELIQAIPTIKIKKGDRSTTVDKIDEESITNGIHKVVTSAQKKIYFLTGHGEPSPEQKEQPNGMGLFADTLRNQNYEVATVFAGDAPIPDDAAVLVVATGDRSHFPAELDKIRDYMKKGGNVLVLLEPRQDSELVQFVRDLGARVGDDVILDQQVRLFEGPTIGTDAIVAQYGDHPSVKPLSERSILSLARSVSPPVEAPGGPVQFKPLGFTSPTSWAETDVDRVFNQGEAELADNDIKGPVPIGAAGEGSGSVLGGDAAKHFRLAIFGDTSFLTNQYLRQLYNDALGQSVVGWLAGEEELISIAPRVVRASRAMLGETEMRTVFYLSVLILPELILLIGIAVWWRRSSL; encoded by the coding sequence ATGGGCAAGCGTGCACCCATCCTCGGAATCGCCGGCCTGATCTTTCTTCTGTTCGGTCTGGCCGAGCACGTGATGACCATGAACCCGATGATCGGGTTCTGGGATTTCGGCTGGTTCTCGCTCGTCCACATTGCAGCCGGCCTCGTCTGCATCGTCTGGTTCTTCGCGTCGGGCTCGGGCTCGCTCGTTGAGTTCCTGCAGCGCCGCTCGACGCGTTACGGCACCAACGCGATCGTCTATTCGGCCGTGTTCGTGGCCGTCGTCGTGATGCTCAATTACCTCGGCGCGCGCTACAACCACCGCTTCGACATGTCGCTGTCGGGCGTCAACAGCCTGACCGATGCATCCAAGCAGGTCATCGACAAGCTCGACGGCGACGTCGAGATCCTCGCGTTCGTCGGCCCGCAGGAAAAGAACTTCGTCGAAGAGGTCTCGGGCATCTACAGCTACTACAGCAACAAGCTGAAGTGGAAGATCATCGACCCGCAGGTCAATCCCGAAATCGCCCAGCGCGAGCTCATCCAGGCGATCCCCACGATCAAGATCAAGAAAGGCGACCGCTCGACCACCGTCGACAAGATCGACGAGGAGTCGATCACCAACGGCATCCACAAGGTCGTCACCAGCGCGCAGAAGAAGATCTATTTCCTGACCGGCCACGGCGAGCCGTCGCCGGAGCAGAAAGAACAGCCGAACGGGATGGGTCTGTTCGCCGACACGCTGCGCAACCAGAACTACGAGGTTGCGACCGTATTCGCCGGTGATGCGCCGATCCCTGACGACGCCGCCGTGCTCGTGGTCGCAACCGGCGACCGCAGCCACTTCCCCGCCGAGCTCGACAAGATCCGCGACTACATGAAGAAAGGCGGAAACGTCCTCGTGCTGCTCGAGCCGCGCCAGGACAGCGAGCTCGTGCAGTTCGTGCGCGATCTCGGAGCGCGCGTCGGCGACGACGTGATCCTCGACCAGCAGGTACGCCTGTTCGAAGGGCCGACGATCGGCACCGATGCGATCGTCGCACAGTACGGCGACCATCCGTCGGTCAAACCCCTCAGCGAGCGCAGCATTCTGTCGCTCGCGCGTTCGGTCTCGCCGCCGGTCGAAGCGCCGGGCGGCCCGGTGCAGTTCAAACCGCTCGGCTTCACTTCTCCGACGAGCTGGGCGGAGACCGACGTCGATCGCGTATTCAACCAGGGCGAAGCCGAGCTCGCCGACAACGACATCAAGGGGCCGGTCCCCATCGGCGCGGCCGGCGAAGGCTCGGGCTCCGTGCTCGGCGGCGACGCCGCCAAGCATTTCCGCCTCGCGATCTTCGGCGACACGAGCTTCCTGACCAACCAGTACCTGCGGCAGCTCTACAATGACGCGCTCGGCCAGAGCGTGGTCGGCTGGCTCGCGGGAGAAGAAGAGCTGATCTCGATCGCACCACGCGTCGTGCGCGCGTCGCGCGCGATGCTCGGCGAGACCGAGATGCGCACCGTCTTCTATCTGTCGGTGCTGATCCTGCCCGAGCTGATCCTGCTTATCGGCATCGCCGTCTGGTGGAGGCGCTCCTCGCTGTGA
- a CDS encoding DUF4340 domain-containing protein has translation MSFVRTIILVVIAAALGAWLFFVEGPKALLEAKKDYLIDVDPADVEKIHLVYTDQPEIEIVKEAGNWKLTKPVAYPAEKSVVENFLNTVKDAKIERRLEKNEAGALSSYGLEGPNGSQARIELTLEGGKPLPAVLLGIATPVGYQAFARRDGSDEVLVIPLLLQSSAKKTPSELRAKAMFPGVDSTGIKTVTIEKPGEKIEVERKSEFAWEMKSPVNDTADQESMRSMLDSLATIDAVGFYDGAEVDRKAFGLDEGATHFRAQREDGSQIAFTIGKAATDQPAGNYFERESDHQVVKAPDWVAQKFMPGAAELRDKRFLSCKLDEVRSLRFSMAGDTFTLAREAPGKPWTIDPPAAGEVLNQRIVDNALNGLAAARADEVVADAPPGANLHQFGLDAPVARLEVGGANGSCGALSASPGPANAEQPEPGTQPGGPKYYVKSDSRTAVLRATQHEYSRIATRRAEFVESAKAPDAAKGAAAGDKPAAPSNPDDE, from the coding sequence GTGAGCTTCGTCCGCACGATCATCCTCGTCGTGATCGCCGCCGCGCTCGGCGCTTGGCTGTTCTTCGTCGAAGGACCGAAGGCGCTGCTCGAGGCAAAGAAGGACTATCTGATCGACGTCGATCCCGCCGACGTCGAGAAGATCCATCTCGTCTATACCGATCAGCCCGAGATCGAGATCGTCAAGGAAGCGGGCAACTGGAAGCTGACCAAACCGGTCGCGTATCCGGCAGAAAAGTCCGTCGTCGAAAACTTCCTGAACACGGTCAAGGACGCGAAGATCGAGCGGCGCCTGGAAAAGAACGAAGCCGGCGCGCTGTCGAGCTACGGCCTCGAAGGGCCGAACGGCTCGCAGGCGCGCATCGAGCTCACACTCGAAGGCGGCAAGCCGCTTCCCGCCGTGCTTCTCGGCATTGCGACGCCCGTCGGTTACCAGGCGTTCGCCCGCCGCGACGGCAGCGACGAAGTGCTGGTGATCCCGCTGCTGCTGCAGTCGAGCGCGAAGAAGACTCCGTCCGAGCTGCGCGCCAAGGCCATGTTCCCCGGCGTCGACAGCACCGGCATAAAGACCGTCACGATCGAAAAGCCCGGCGAGAAAATCGAGGTCGAGCGAAAGAGCGAGTTCGCCTGGGAGATGAAGTCACCGGTCAATGACACCGCCGACCAGGAATCGATGCGGTCGATGCTGGACTCGCTCGCGACCATCGACGCGGTCGGCTTTTACGACGGCGCCGAAGTGGACCGCAAGGCGTTCGGCCTCGACGAAGGCGCCACCCATTTCCGTGCGCAGCGCGAAGACGGCAGCCAGATCGCATTCACGATCGGCAAGGCCGCGACCGACCAGCCCGCAGGCAACTATTTCGAGCGCGAGAGCGATCACCAGGTCGTCAAGGCGCCGGACTGGGTTGCACAGAAGTTCATGCCGGGCGCGGCCGAGCTTCGCGACAAGCGCTTCCTTTCGTGCAAGCTCGACGAAGTACGAAGCCTCCGGTTTTCGATGGCCGGCGATACGTTCACGCTCGCGCGCGAGGCGCCGGGCAAACCGTGGACGATCGACCCGCCTGCAGCCGGTGAGGTGCTGAACCAGCGCATCGTCGACAACGCACTGAACGGTCTCGCAGCGGCGCGCGCCGACGAAGTCGTCGCCGACGCGCCGCCCGGAGCGAATCTTCACCAGTTCGGACTCGACGCTCCGGTCGCACGGCTCGAAGTCGGCGGTGCGAACGGATCGTGCGGAGCGCTCTCGGCCTCGCCCGGGCCTGCCAACGCCGAACAACCCGAGCCCGGCACGCAGCCGGGCGGACCGAAGTACTATGTGAAGAGCGACAGCCGCACGGCGGTCCTTCGCGCGACACAGCACGAGTACTCGCGCATCGCGACCAGACGCGCGGAGTTCGTCGAGTCGGCCAAGGCGCCCGACGCCGCGAAAGGAGCGGCCGCGGGCGACAAGCCTGCGGCGCCGTCCAACCCCGACGACGAATAA